One region of Quercus lobata isolate SW786 chromosome 2, ValleyOak3.0 Primary Assembly, whole genome shotgun sequence genomic DNA includes:
- the LOC115958827 gene encoding jasmonate O-methyltransferase-like — protein MEVVQVLHMNKGADETSYAKNSKVQSKIISITKTVTEEAIIELLCKNLPESMGIADLGCSSGPNTLTVISEIIDIIYSKCSNRGCPTPELRICLNDLYSNDFNDVFGSLPAFYNKLKEEKGTDFGQCFITGVPGSFSVFCSRNVI, from the exons atggaagTCGTGCAAGTACTTCACATGAACAAGGGAGCAGACGAAACTAGCTATGCTAAGAACTCAAAAGTTCAG agcAAGATAATATCTATCACAAAGACTGTAACCGAGGAAGCCATAATTGAACTATTGTGCAAAAATTTGCCGGAGAGCATGGGCATTGCTGACTTGGGTTGCTCATCGGGACCCAACACCTTAACTGTGATCTCAGAGATAATAGATATCATATATTCCAAATGCAGCAACCGAGGCTGCCCAACTCCAGAACTTAGAATCTGCTTGAATGATCTTTATAGCAACGATTTCAATGATGTATTTGGGTCATTACCAGCTTTCTACAACAAACTGAAGGAAGAGAAGGGTACGGATTTTGGGCAGTGTTTCATTACAGGTGTGCCTGGTTCTTTCTCTGTATTTTGCTCTCGAAATGTCATCTGA
- the LOC115958812 gene encoding protein FAR1-RELATED SEQUENCE 5-like, producing the protein MAEVVPGIHTPPLQLTNIDQDIRADEELQDVENLLGMVVHSEEEAYKLYNDYAIRIGFSVRKEKLRYAKNGVRQREYVCSKEGFPRDGDHLDDKKFKRLQTRTGCEASIRFTVTNGEWKVTHFNSNHNHELAKPEERPFLRSNRKITDAQLGVIRTFKEAGIRTVSTYSYLVEEARGFENVGFIKRDYYNAVNKQKLINVEAGDAQSVNHHWKNVLFGCAFLLDETTASFTWLFETFLESMGNQKPKTIFTDQCQAMKNAIRVVLPDTCHRLCLWHISKNAAKNLPRHYGNPEFKSKFNKILYNCETEIEFQSCWDALLRDYNLAGNKWLNTLYENRERWCSVFSHNIFSCRMKASSRSESTNNVFQHMACKTMRLTEFVHEYEKASKNMHTDELEEDFRCKQGTSFQIVQNCGLLQHASSVYTRTMFKRFELEITSTLGVTHKDINSDGESFTYEIIEGGGRRVHVVYFNSLNNEITCSCKMFETLGLLCRHALRILIVKNVTELPDQYILKRWTKNAKKDNVVCDHTKSVDANDELSVTSRRNELMRSVYEFFTRSAATTRHTEMCKRKIREMIEFVEKDMEMLSGARDDGEKENSFVDNNISGDVEKTNCSLNNLPILDPPCVRPKGVTNARMKSNMEKRKRKALKDITRSKQLPKRGLPANSAQERTSSKLCQPMHPSNVPMDENYNNQIFHFLGMPMTSSSNHFQLSNQIPFSYWSGASPNVSLTSMLQSNNCLNHLSQVSGGFQQPKHFLTPAYKAEKHPTRIR; encoded by the exons ATGGCTGAAGTAGTTCCTGGAATCCACACACCACCATTGCAACTAACCAATATTGATCAAG ATATTAGAGCTGATGAAGAACTACAAGATGTTGAAAATTTGCTTGGAATGGTGGTGCACAGTGAGGAGGAAGCATATAAATTGTATAATGATTATGCTATACGAATTGGGTTTAGCGTTCGAAAAGAAAAACTCAGATATGCAAAAAATGGTGTAAGACAGAGAGAGTATGTGTGTTCGAAAGAAGGATTTCCACGAGATGGTGACCATTTGGATGATAAGAAATTCAAAAGATTACAAACTAGGACTGGTTGTGAAGCTAGTATCAGGTTTACAGTGACAAATGGTGAGTGGAAGGTTACTCATTTCAATTCTAATCATAATCATGAGCTTGCAAAGCCTGAAGAAAGACCGTTTTTAAGGTCGAATCGAAAAATAACTGATGCTCAGTTAGGTGTAATAAGAACTTTTAAAGAAGCGGGCATAAGAACAGTAAGTACATATTCCTATTTAGTTGAGGAAGCTAGGGGATTTGAAAATGTTGGGTTTATAAAACGAGATTACTATAATGCGGTGAACAAGCAGAAGTTAATCAATGTTGAGGCTGGAGATGCTCAAA GTGTCAACCATCATTGGAAGAATGTACTTTTTGGTTGTGCATTTCTATTGGATGAAACAACTGCTTCGTTTACTTGGTTGTTTGAAACATTCTTGGAATCAATGGgaaatcaaaaaccaaagacAATTTTTACTGACCAATGTCAAGCAATGAAGAATGCCATAAGAGTTGTGCTTCCTGATACTTGTCATCGCCTATGCTTATGGCATATCTCAAAAAATGCTGCAAAAAATTTACCAAGGCATTATGGGAATCCTGAATTTAAGAGTAAATTTAATAAGATTCTTTATAATTGTGAGACAGAAATAGAGTTTCAGTCTTGTTGGGATGCCTTGCTCAGAGATTACAATTTGGCGGGTAATAAGTGGCTTAACACCTTATATGAAAATCGTGAAAGGTGGTGTTCAGTTTTTAGTCATAACATTTTCTCTTGCCGAATGAAAGCTTCATCCAGGAGCGAGAGTACAAATAATGTTTTTCAACATATGGCATGCAAAACAATGAGACTAACAGAATTTGTACATGAGTATGAGAAAGCTTCAAAAAATATGCACACAGACGAGTTAGAAGAAGATTTTCGTTGCAAACAAGGTACGTCTTTTCAAATAGTCCAAAATTGTGGACTTTTGCAACATGCATCATCTGTTTATACTCGTACAATGTTTAAAAGATTTGAGTTAGAAATTACTTCTACCTTGGGGGTCACACACAAAGATATTAATTCTGATGGAGAGTCTTTCACCTATGAAATCATTGAAGGAGGTGGTCGAAGGGTTCATGTTGTCTATTTTAACTCCTTAAATAATGAAATCACGTGCAGCTGTAAAATGTTTGAAACATTGGGGTTACTATGTCGACATGCTTTGCGAATacttattgtgaaaaatgtaacAGAGCTTCCTGATCAATATATTTTGAAACGATGGACaaaaaatgcaaagaaagaTAATGTTGTATGTGATCATACAAAATCAGTGGATGCAAATGATGAGTTGTCAGTGACATCACGCCGTAATGAATTAATGCGCTCAGTTTATGAATTTTTCACAAGAAGTGCAGCAACAACTCGGCATACTGAAAtgtgcaaaagaaaaattagagagaTGATAGAATTTGTTGAGAAAGATATGGAGATGTTAAGTGGGGCAAGAGATGatggtgaaaaagaaaatagttttgtGGATAATAACATCTCTGGTGATGTTGAGAAGACTAATTGCTCACTTAATAATTTGCCTATATTAGATCCCCCATGTGTGCGACCAAAAGGAGTCACAAATGCGAGAATGAAAAGCAATATGGAGAAGCGTAAAAGGAAGGCATTAAAAGATATTACAAGATCAA aACAATTGCCCAAGAGAGGACTTCCAGCAAACTCTGCCCAAGAGAGGACTTCCAGCAAACTATGCCAGCCGATGCACCCATCTAATGTACCCATGGATGAGAACTACAATAATCAA ATATTTCATTTTCTGGGCATGCCAATGACTAGTAGTTCAAACCATTTTCAACTATCAAATCAG ATCCCTTTTTCTTATTGGAGTGGTGCTTCTCCAAATGTTAGCTTAACAAGCATGCTTCAAAGTAACAATTGCTTAAATCATTTAAGTCAG GTATCAGGTGGCTTTCAACAACCAAAACACTTCTTAACACCAGCCTACAAGGCAGAAAAACACCCAACAAGGATTAGGTGA